The genomic window AGGCGTGGTTGTTGGCCCAGCCCTTCCTGGTCGCCGGGATCCTGCTGGTGGTCTACACCGCGACGGCGCACTACGTCGCCGCTTTCGGCGCGGTGCTGGTGCTGACCGTGCTGGCGTTGGCGTGGATGGTGGTGTCGCTGAACCCGAACATCGCCTCACCGGAGAGCTATTCGTTGCCGCTGCGCCGGTTGCTGGGCTTTGTGGCCGCCGCGCTGGACGCGTCCCTGATCCCCGTCATGGCCTTCTTGGTCGGTCTGTTCGCCTGGGTCCTCAATCGATGATTCAGCGTGGCTTAGCCTGTCTCACAGCGGCTTTCGCAGTTGTGGTGTGGACCTCTCCGGCGGCGCTGGCCGTCACCAAGCCGGAGGTCGACCCGGGGGTGCCGCCACCGAGCGGCAGTCCCGGACCGGTGCAGCCGATGGAACAGCGCGGCCCCTGCAGCGTCTCGGGGGTTATCGCGGGCACCGATCCGGGCGTGCCCACGGCGAGTCAGACGATGCTGAATCTGCCTGGTGCGTGGCAGTTTTCCCGCGGTGACGGGCAACTGGTCGCGGTCCTCGACACCGGCGTCCGGCCCGGGCCCCGACTACCCAACGTCGATGCCGGCGGCGACTTCGTAGAAGCCACCGACGGCCTCAGCGACTGCGACGGCCACGGCACCTTGGTCGCCGGAGTGATCGCCGGGCAACCGGGTGACGACGGCTTCTCCGGTGTCGCTCCGGCGGCGCGGCTGCTGTCGGTTCGGGTGACGTCGGCGAAGTTCTCGCCCCGCTCGGCGGGTGGTGATCCGACATTGGCGCGGGCATCGCTGGACGTCGCCGCGCTCGGCCGGGCGATCGTGCACGCCGCCGACTCCGGCGCGCGGGTGATCAACATTTCCGCGATCACCTGCCTACCCGCGGATCGGCCAGTGGACCAGGCCGCGCTCGGTGCGGCGATCCGCTATGCCGCAGTGGACAAGGACGCGGTGATCGTCGCCGCCGCCGGCAACAGCGGACCCACCGGATCGGTCGCCGGCGGGACGTCGTGTGACTCCAACCCGCTCACCGACCTGAGCCGCCCCGACGATCCGCGCAACTGGGCCGGCGTCACCTCGGTGTCCATCCCGTCGTGGTGGCAGCCCTACGTGCTGTCCGTCGCGTCGCTGACCCCCGACGGCCGCCCGTCGAAGTTCACCATGGCCGGGCCGTGGGTCGGCATCGCCGCACCGGGTGAGAACATCGCCTCGGTCAGCAACGGCGACGGCGGGGGCCTGGCCAACGGATTGCCCGACGAGCATCAGCAGCTGGTCGCGCTCAGCGGAACCAGCTATGCGGCGGGCTACGTCTCCGGCGTCGCGGCGCTGGTCCGCAGCAAGTACCCGGGAATGACCGCGACCGAGGTGGTACGCCGCATCACGGCAACGGCCCACAATGGTGCCCGCGACCCCTCCAACGTGGTCGGCGTCGGCGCCGTCGACCCGGTCGCGGCACTGACCTGGCAACTGCCCGCCGGCGCCCAGCCCGGCGCACCGGCCACCAGGCCGGTCGCCCCGCCGCCCGCGCCCGCACCCACCGATACCACACCGCGCAACGTCGCCTTCGCCGGTGTCGGCGCGCTGGCGTTGCTGGTGGCGGCAGTCGCTGCCTCGGTGGCGATCACCCGCCGACGAAAGGAGCCCACCCCGTGAGCCGATCGATCGTTCTGCCCGGCAGCGGCCGCATCACCCTGGCGTTGCTGGCGCTGCTGCCCGCGGTGCTGGCATATCCGTGGCGCACGACGCGGGACTACTGGCTCATCGGCATCGCCTTCGTCGTCGTGATGCTGCTGCTGGGCTGGTGGCGAGGGCTGCACTGGACCACCATCCTGCGTCGCCGACTGGCGATCATGGGCGGCCGCCGCTCGACGGCCAAGGCCGAAACGGGCACTCGCACCACGGCCGTGGTGCGCGTCGGTGCGCCGCCCTCGGACACCGACGTGCTGCCGCTGCCGCTGATCGCCCGCTACCTCAACTGTTATGGCGTGCGCGCCGACGCGATCCGAATCACCAGCCGGCACACTGCTTCTGCAGCGCTGCACACCTGGATCGGCCTGACGATCGATGCCGCCGACAACCTGGCCGCGTTGCAGGCCCGCTCGCCGCGAATTCCGCTGCACGAGACCGCGCAGGTGGCCGCTCGGCGGTTGGCCGATCATCTGCGCGAAATCGGCTGGGAGACCAGCACGGTCAGCCCCGACGAAGTTCCCGCGCTGCTGGCGCCCGGCGCGCGGGAAAGCTGGGCGGCGGTGCGCCAGGGCGACTCGAATTACCTTGCCGCATATAGGGTTTCGGTGGACGACGCACTGCCGGAGCGGCTGTCCGCCATCCGCGAGCAGTCGGCGCGTCAAACGTGGACCGCGCTGGAAATCGCTGACGCGCCGCACGCGGCGGGCCAGTACACCGTCGCGGCCGCCTGCGCCTTCCGCACCGACACCCCCGGCGCTGCCGTGTCGTTGCCCGGACTGACCCCACAGCGCGGAAACCACCTACCCGCCCTGCAGGCGTTGACTCCGGGGGCCACCCAACGACTCGATGGACACACGGCAGTGCCCGCTGACTTCCTGACGCGGCTGGACTGGCCCACGGCGACGGCGGGATCGCACCGGGCGCTGACCGAAGCGGCTAGTCAAACATGACGCGGTGCAAAAACGCGGTCATGCGTCGCAGATAGTCCAGCTGGCTCACGTGCAGGACGTGGTTGCCGGGAAACCAGTGCAGCGCACAGCGATCCCAGTGTTCCCAGAGCAGTGCGGCTTGACCGGGCGGCGCCATCCGGTCACCCAGTCCGGTGATGATCATCCGTCGCTCCTTCGGCAGCAGCGGCGGGTAGGTCAGCGGGCTGTGATAGGACAGCCCCGCGACCATCTCCTCGCGGCTGATGCCGGACATGCGCAGCCCGAGCTTGATCAGCTTGTTGGTCGGGAACCACTCGTCAAACATCGTGGTGGGCGTGACCACGGGGCAGTTGGCGATCACCGCCTGTAGCCGATGCTCGACCGCGGCGACCAGCGCAGACGTGTACCCACCCAACGATATGCCGGTCAGCGCGACGCGCTCGACACCGCTGTGGCACAGGTAATCGACGATGGACCGGAAGTCGTGCACCGCCTGTGCCATCGCCTCGGCGAACCCGCTCAATCCGGCCGCGAAGTAGCCGAATCCGCTGAACGGGGCGAACCTTTCGGCGCGCTTCCCGTGAAACGGCAACGTGTACAACAGCACGTCGTAACCCGATCGGTAATACCACGGCAGCGCGAAGAACCGGCCGTTGAGCAGGTAGGACGAGCCCATGAACCCGTGCACCACGCACAGCGTCGGCCGCGGGCCGTCGGTGTGGCGCCAATGCTGCGCCCGCACGGTGGTGTTGGCCTCAAAGCCGCTCCACCGCTGGCGCAGTTTGGGGTTGACCGCGCGGAAGCTGCTGGCGAAGGAGATGTTCTCGACGGTGCCGCCGGCGGCCCGCTCGGCCAGCGGGCTGGCCCGCCGCGACACGATCTTGGGTAGTTCGGTGGGCGCCGGAAACGACTGCTGCGGATCGTGCTGCGCGGCGAGTTGAGCGTAGAACTCCAGGTCGCTGCGCTCGTCGCCGCCGTCGCTGCGGCGCAGCGCCCCGGCCAGCACCGCAGGGGCCACCGTCACCGACAGTATCGAGGCGACCGCGGTACGCAACGCGATGTCGCTGAGCGCCGAGGACTCGACCACCACACGCTGCCGGGGCGTCAACGCGCTGAGTGCGGGTAATCCTTCGGCGCCGGCATCGGCACCGGGCACGTCGGGAAGGGGGACGGGCAATGTGATCGGATCCGTCTCCGGGGACCGCCCGCCAGTCTCTGACATCTCGCTGATGGTATCTCTGGGATTCGGCGTTGGGTGGGTATCCGGACGGGCCCGGTAATACGGTTGGTCTATCACCCGACGGGCGAGGGTGTGGATCAGGAGGACCGTTATGTGGGATCCCGACGTCTACCTGGCTTTCGCGGACCACCGCAGCCGTCCGTTCTACGACCTGGTGTCGCGGGTGGGCGCCGAGCGGGCGCGGCGGGTGGTCGACCTCGGTTGCGGACCGGGTCACTTGACCAAGTATCTGGCCCGGCGCTGGCCCGGCGCGGTGATCGAGGCGCTGGACAGCTCACCGGAGATGGTCGCCGCCGCGCGGGAACGCGGCATCGAGGCCACCACCGGCGACCTGCGCGACTGGAAGCCCAAACCCGACACCGATGTGGTGGTCAGCAATGCCGCATTGCACTGGGTTCCCGAACACGCCGACCTGCTGGTGCGCTGGGTCAACCAGCTGCCGGCCGGATCGTGGATCGGCGCGCAACTGCCCGGAAACTTCGAAACCCCGTCACATGCCGCGGTGCGCGCCTTGGCCCGCCGAGAACCCTACGCAAAAATCATGCGTGACATACCATTTCGTGTCGGGGCGGTAGTTCATCCCCCGACGCATTACGCCGATCTGCTGATGGACGCCGGATGCCGGGTCGACGTCTGGGAAACGACCTACCTGCACCAGCTGACCGGTGCCCATCCGGTGCTGGAATGGATCACCGGCACCGCGCTGGTACCGGTGCGCGAACGGCTCGACAAGGAAGGCTGGGAACGGTTCCGCAACGAACTCATCCCGCTGCTCGACGACGCCTATCCGCCTCGGCCGGACGGAACGACGATCTTCCCGTTCCGGCGGGTGTTCATCGTGGCCGAAGTGGGCGGCGGTCAGCGCTCACCCGGGTAGGTCGGCGGCGCAGCTTCTTCCTCGATACCGCGGTCGACAGCGATGGCCGACCTGCTGGTTGGCGCGGTGCGGTGAATCCGCAAATAGGTCTCGGTGTAACGCTCCGCGATGCGCGTTCCGGCGAAGTCCGACGGTATGACGTCGCCGGTGCGTTGGCGCCAATTGTAAAGCTGATCAGCAAGATCCGCGGCGATCGCATCGGCGCGCTGGGTGTTCTCACCGGCAAGCAAGTTGTTGGTCTCGGTGGGATCGGCTTGCAGGTCGTACAGTTCGCGTTGCGGGCGGGGTGTCTTGACGAACGGTGCGACGGCCAGTCCCGACGGGCTGGCCTCGATGTCCCACGGCAGGTCCAGCATCGGACGGGGGACATAATTTTCGATGTAGCTGTATTCCGTTGTGCGGATTGCCCGTATCGGATCGAAGGAGTCGTGGTAGGTCTTGGCGGAGTAGACCTGATCACGGACGGGTCGGGCCTGTGTATCGGGCGCCAATAGCGCCTGCGCATGTGACACACCGTCGATGTCGGCCGGCACGTGCACTCCCAGCAAGCCGAGCAGGGTGGGAACCAGGTCGACACCGCTGAACAGTTCGTCGTAGACGCGGGGCTCCAGCGCCTGCCCGGTGGGCGGCCGCATGATCATGGCGATACCGGTACCCGCGTCGTAGAGCGTGGATTTGGCGCGGGGGAAGGCCGGCCCGTGATCGGTGAAGAACACTACCCAGGTGTTTTCGGCGAGCCCGGTCTCGGTCAGGGTGTCCAGGATTTGGCCGACGGCCGCGTCTGCGGTGGCGATCGACCCGTAGAAGTCGGCCAGGTCTTGGCGCACCTCCGGCGTATCGGGCAGGTAGTCGGGCAGATCCACCGCCGCGCTGTCAGCCGGCTCGTAACGGTCGTGCGGGTAGGGGCGGTGGGTTTCGAAGAAGCCGGCGGTTAGCAGGAATGGTTGCCCGGATCGGGCAGCGTTACTGTGCTGCAACCAGTTCCGCAACTTGTCCACCACATACTCGCAATAGGAGTTCGACACGTCGAACTCGTTGAAACCCAAACGCTTGGGATAGGACGTCTCATGCTGCATGCCGAAAAGCGCGGAATACCAGCCGAAGTCGGACAGTAGCTGCGGCAGGGTGCGCACTCCGCTGCGGTACTCCCAACCGTGGTGGGCCAGGCCGAGCAGCCCGTTGCTCTGCGGGTAGCGGCCGGTGAACAGCGAGCCTCGCGACGGGGAGCACAACGGCGCCGTGGCATGGGCGCGGGTGAACAGAATGCCTTCTGCGGCAAGCTGGTCCAGTCGCGGGCTCGCGACGTCGGCGTGACCGTAGGCACCGAGGTAACGTCCGAGATCGTGCCAGTGCACGATCAGCACATTGGCGGGTGCGTGCGCCGCCGTCTCAACCGTCAAAGTCGGTTACCTCTCCCGTTAGTCCCCACTGATTCTCCGAGACGAACTCCGCCAAGGGCCGCCCGAGCGTCCACCCGTCGAGTTCGAGCGCGGGCCGGTCGGGGAAGTCGGGCACCGGACCCAGACACAGGATCGCGACTGGCTCGGCGTCGCTGGGCATCTGCAACAGCGCTGCCAACCGCGGCGGGTCGAACAGGGATACCCATCCCATGCCCAGGCCCTCTGACCGAGCCGCCAGCCACAGGTTCTGGATGGCGCAGGACACCGACGCGAGATCCATCTGCGGCAGCGTGCGCCGCCCGAAGACGTGCCGGTCGCGATCGTCGCTCAGGGCCACCACCAGCAGCTCGGCGCATTCCCGGATTCCTTCGACCTTGAGGGCCAGGAACTCCTCGGCCCGGGGGCCAAGGGCTTGGGCGGTCAGCGCGCGTTCTTCGTCGACCAGGGCGTGGATCCGCAGCCGAAGCCGCTCGTCGGTGATCCGGATGAACCGCCACGGCTGCATCAGACCGACGCTGGGTGCGGCGTGTGCGGCCCGCAGCAGGCGGGTCAGCACCTCCTCGGAGATCACGCCGCCGGGGACGAAGCGGCGCATGTCTCGGCGCTGCGAGATCACGCGATAAACGGCCTGCCGCTCCCGGGCAGTGAACGCATGACCCACGATCAGGGACTATAGGTGACGCCCACCGCACGGAAGACGTACTCCGGCGGCACGTCGAAGGCCAACGACCGCCGCGGCAGGCGGGCCAGCACCTCGTCGGGCAGGGCGGCCTTGAAGTGCATCGACAGGTGTCCGTGGAACCGCTCGTCCACCTCGGCGATGTCGAGTTCGAGTTGTAGGCCGGTCTCGGAGATCTCTGCCCGGGCGGCCCCGGTCTGCGCCTCGTCCCACCGCACGTCGACGGCACGACCGGCCAGCTTGGGCACCACCGACAGGGTGGCGAGCACTCGTTCGGAGCTGAACGCCAGGCAGCCGACGTAGCTGGCGATACTGCCCTGTGAGCGCAGACCGGGGATGGCGCCGCTGAACCGCCTGGTGACCGCCACATGCTCGGCGAGGTAGAGCAGTCCTTCCACCTCGACTTGGTCCCGTAACTCTGTGGGCAATTTGCCCAGGCCGAATAACCTCCGAAGAATCACCGCCATGACGCCAGTATGTAGTGGTTTGGTTCTGCGCGCACCGATGCTGGTAACGGTGTGGCGATGACCCGACCGCGATTCGTGTCGGTGCTGTGCGTCGTGGCCGCCCTGGCCGGCTACGCCGTGCTGTGGGTGGGGCACCGCCAGAACTGGGGTTGGCTGCACACCGTCGACTGGTCGTTGCTGACCCCCGCCCACGATATCGGCATCAAGCACTCGAGTTGGGTCCAGTTCTGGTCGGTGGTGTCCTTCGTGTTCGGCCCAATCCCATTGCGGCTGCTCGGTTTGGCTGCCGCCTTGGTCTCGCTGATGAAGCGTCAGATACGAATCGCGTTGTTGCTCTTGACGTGTGCACCACTGAACGGGTTCGTGACAGCGGCGGCCAAAGGCCTGGCCGGTCGACCCCGACCGGTGACGGCGCTGGTGTATGCACCGTCGACGTCGTTTCCGTCCGGCCACGCGCTCGAGGCGATGGCCAGCCTGCTGGCGCTGTTGACCGTCGCGCTGCCGTTTATCAGAACTCAGTGGCTCCGCATCGGCGCGATCGTGGTGTCGGCGCTGGCAGTGGTGATGGTCGGAATATCCCGCGTGGCGCTCAACGTGCATCACCCGTCCGATGTGGTGGCCGGTTGGGCGCTGGGCTACGCCTATTTCATGTTGTGCCTGTGGATCTTTCGACCGGCTCCGATCCGGCGAGCGTTGGTCACGGCGCAGTGACCTGATTGGGGCTGAAGCTTTACTTGACCTCAAGGCCGGGGCCTTCGACGATGAATCAATGCGCCGACTGGTAGCTCTACTGTGTGCTGCGGTCTGCATTGGCGGTGCGGCCGTGGCGCTTGCCCCGGTGACGATGGCGGCCGGCAGCCCATGGTTCGCGAACTCGGTTGGCAATGCCACCCAAGTGGTTTCGGTGGTCAGCACCGGTGGCTCGAACGCCAAGATGGACCTCTATCAGCGCACCGCCGCCGGGTGGCAGCCGCTGAAGACCGGGATCACCACGCACGTCGGGTCCGCGGGTATGGCGCCGCAGGCCAAGAGCGGCTATCCCGCGACCCCGATGGGGGTGTACAGCCTGGACTCTGCCTTTGGCACCGCCCCCAATCCCGGTGGCGGCTTGCCCTACACCCAAGTGGGACCCAATCACTGGTGGAGCGGCGACGACCACAGCCCCACGTTCAACAGCATGCAGGTATGTGAGAAGGCGCAGTGTCCGTTCAATACCGCCGACAGCGAGAACCTGCAGATCCCGCAGTACAAGCATTCGGTCGTGATGGGCGTCAACAAGAACAAGACGCCCGGCGGCGGTTCGGCTTTCTTCTTCCACACCACCGACGGCGGTCCCACCGCGGGTTGCGTGGCGATCGACGACGCCACTCTGGTGCAAGTCATCCGCTGGCTGCGCCCGGGCGCGGTGATCGCGATCGCGAAGTAGCGGCGCCCATCACCGGGCGACGGCGCGACCGGGCTTGAGCTTGAAGTTCAGTCCCTGCAACGACATTGTGGCGTCGTAGGTTCGGTCGTAGCCGGTGGCGCTGATCTTCCAGCCCTGATCGGTGCGCCGGTACTCGTCGCGGTAGAACGCCGCGCCGATCAACATGAAGTCGAAGTCGGCGGCGATCACCCGGTCTTGCAGATACCAATTGCCCGTCGCGGTGTCGCCGGTGACGGTGATCTCCGGGTGAGTGACCCGGTGTTCGGTGATGATCGCCGGCCCGAGCGAGTTGCGCATGTAGTCCACCAAGTCGGTCCGAGTGGTGAAGTGCAGTTCGTTGCCGAGCGAGGGACCGTAGTCACCGCGGACATCCTCAGTCAGGGTCTCGGCGAAGTCATCCCAGTGCTTGGTATCCAGCGCGCGCAGGTAGCGGTATTTGACCTGTTTGATCGCTTCGACGTCATCAGCAAGGCTCATCACGTCATTGCAGCACACCGGTTCGACGGGCAAGGAGCTGGGTGCAACCCTGCAGTTTGCTGCCTTTCCCGCGACGGGACCGAAGGCGACTTGTCAAGGCGGCGGTTGTACCTTTTCGGTGACGACACGGCATCGAGCCGATACCAATAGCGTTGGCGCCGAATCGGATCCGGGGCGCCCGCGGCTATGGTTGACGCTGGCCTTTGACCGAATCCGACGAAGGTATGTGCACTATGTACGACCCGCTGGGGTTGTCGATCGGGTCCACCAACCTGGTCGCGGCAGGTACCGGACGTGCTCCGGTTATCCGTCGCGCAGTGCTGACGCTGTACCCGCATTGCGCGCCGAAAATTGGTGTGTACGAGCAAGATCCGAGCTCGACCGGACCCGGCACACTGATGAGCGGCTTCGTCGAGCGCATCGGCGACTCTGTGGCGCTGGTGTCACCGGACGGATCCGCGCACGACCCCGACCTGCTGATGGTCGAAGCGTTGGACGCGATGGTGGTGTGCGTCGGTGCCGACGCCAGCTCGTCGGAGATCGTGATCGGCATTCCGGCGCATTGGCGGCCGGCAACGATTCAGGCGCTGCGCAACGGTTTACGCACGCATGTCGGTTTCGTGCGCAGTGGCATGGCACCCCGGCTGGTGCCCGACTCGGTGACCGCGATGACCGCGGCCGACTCCGAGTTGACCCTGCCGCAAGACGGTGTGATCGGGTTGATCGACTTCGGCGGCACCGGCACATCGGTCACGCTGTTGGAGCGCAAGACCGATTTCGAACCCATTAGCGCCACAGTGCGTTACCGCGACTTCTCCGGCGAGGAGATCGACCAGGCCTTGCTGCAGCATGTGTTCGAAGAGATCGGTCACGGCGGTGACGCCGACGCGGCGAGCACCACCGCTTTGGGACGGTTGGCGCAACTCAAGGAGAACTGCCGGGAAGCCAAAGAGCGGTTGTCCACAGACGTGGTCACCCAACTCGCGGTCAACTTGCCCGGACGCAACCGGACATTGCAAGTGACGCGCGAGCAGCTGCAGGACCTCATACAAGACCGGCTGACCGGCTTCATCTACGCGTTCGACGACATGCTGGCCCGCAACCACGCCGCCTTCGGCGATCTGGCCGCCGTGGTCACCGTCGGCGGTGGCG from Mycobacterium kubicae includes these protein-coding regions:
- the mycP gene encoding type VII secretion-associated serine protease mycosin, giving the protein MIQRGLACLTAAFAVVVWTSPAALAVTKPEVDPGVPPPSGSPGPVQPMEQRGPCSVSGVIAGTDPGVPTASQTMLNLPGAWQFSRGDGQLVAVLDTGVRPGPRLPNVDAGGDFVEATDGLSDCDGHGTLVAGVIAGQPGDDGFSGVAPAARLLSVRVTSAKFSPRSAGGDPTLARASLDVAALGRAIVHAADSGARVINISAITCLPADRPVDQAALGAAIRYAAVDKDAVIVAAAGNSGPTGSVAGGTSCDSNPLTDLSRPDDPRNWAGVTSVSIPSWWQPYVLSVASLTPDGRPSKFTMAGPWVGIAAPGENIASVSNGDGGGLANGLPDEHQQLVALSGTSYAAGYVSGVAALVRSKYPGMTATEVVRRITATAHNGARDPSNVVGVGAVDPVAALTWQLPAGAQPGAPATRPVAPPPAPAPTDTTPRNVAFAGVGALALLVAAVAASVAITRRRKEPTP
- the eccE gene encoding type VII secretion protein EccE codes for the protein MSRSIVLPGSGRITLALLALLPAVLAYPWRTTRDYWLIGIAFVVVMLLLGWWRGLHWTTILRRRLAIMGGRRSTAKAETGTRTTAVVRVGAPPSDTDVLPLPLIARYLNCYGVRADAIRITSRHTASAALHTWIGLTIDAADNLAALQARSPRIPLHETAQVAARRLADHLREIGWETSTVSPDEVPALLAPGARESWAAVRQGDSNYLAAYRVSVDDALPERLSAIREQSARQTWTALEIADAPHAAGQYTVAAACAFRTDTPGAAVSLPGLTPQRGNHLPALQALTPGATQRLDGHTAVPADFLTRLDWPTATAGSHRALTEAASQT
- a CDS encoding alpha/beta hydrolase family protein, whose translation is MSETGGRSPETDPITLPVPLPDVPGADAGAEGLPALSALTPRQRVVVESSALSDIALRTAVASILSVTVAPAVLAGALRRSDGGDERSDLEFYAQLAAQHDPQQSFPAPTELPKIVSRRASPLAERAAGGTVENISFASSFRAVNPKLRQRWSGFEANTTVRAQHWRHTDGPRPTLCVVHGFMGSSYLLNGRFFALPWYYRSGYDVLLYTLPFHGKRAERFAPFSGFGYFAAGLSGFAEAMAQAVHDFRSIVDYLCHSGVERVALTGISLGGYTSALVAAVEHRLQAVIANCPVVTPTTMFDEWFPTNKLIKLGLRMSGISREEMVAGLSYHSPLTYPPLLPKERRMIITGLGDRMAPPGQAALLWEHWDRCALHWFPGNHVLHVSQLDYLRRMTAFLHRVMFD
- a CDS encoding trans-aconitate 2-methyltransferase, producing the protein MWDPDVYLAFADHRSRPFYDLVSRVGAERARRVVDLGCGPGHLTKYLARRWPGAVIEALDSSPEMVAAARERGIEATTGDLRDWKPKPDTDVVVSNAALHWVPEHADLLVRWVNQLPAGSWIGAQLPGNFETPSHAAVRALARREPYAKIMRDIPFRVGAVVHPPTHYADLLMDAGCRVDVWETTYLHQLTGAHPVLEWITGTALVPVRERLDKEGWERFRNELIPLLDDAYPPRPDGTTIFPFRRVFIVAEVGGGQRSPG
- a CDS encoding sulfatase family protein yields the protein MTVETAAHAPANVLIVHWHDLGRYLGAYGHADVASPRLDQLAAEGILFTRAHATAPLCSPSRGSLFTGRYPQSNGLLGLAHHGWEYRSGVRTLPQLLSDFGWYSALFGMQHETSYPKRLGFNEFDVSNSYCEYVVDKLRNWLQHSNAARSGQPFLLTAGFFETHRPYPHDRYEPADSAAVDLPDYLPDTPEVRQDLADFYGSIATADAAVGQILDTLTETGLAENTWVVFFTDHGPAFPRAKSTLYDAGTGIAMIMRPPTGQALEPRVYDELFSGVDLVPTLLGLLGVHVPADIDGVSHAQALLAPDTQARPVRDQVYSAKTYHDSFDPIRAIRTTEYSYIENYVPRPMLDLPWDIEASPSGLAVAPFVKTPRPQRELYDLQADPTETNNLLAGENTQRADAIAADLADQLYNWRQRTGDVIPSDFAGTRIAERYTETYLRIHRTAPTSRSAIAVDRGIEEEAAPPTYPGER
- the bluB gene encoding 5,6-dimethylbenzimidazole synthase, which produces MRRFVPGGVISEEVLTRLLRAAHAAPSVGLMQPWRFIRITDERLRLRIHALVDEERALTAQALGPRAEEFLALKVEGIRECAELLVVALSDDRDRHVFGRRTLPQMDLASVSCAIQNLWLAARSEGLGMGWVSLFDPPRLAALLQMPSDAEPVAILCLGPVPDFPDRPALELDGWTLGRPLAEFVSENQWGLTGEVTDFDG
- a CDS encoding phosphatase PAP2 family protein produces the protein MTRPRFVSVLCVVAALAGYAVLWVGHRQNWGWLHTVDWSLLTPAHDIGIKHSSWVQFWSVVSFVFGPIPLRLLGLAAALVSLMKRQIRIALLLLTCAPLNGFVTAAAKGLAGRPRPVTALVYAPSTSFPSGHALEAMASLLALLTVALPFIRTQWLRIGAIVVSALAVVMVGISRVALNVHHPSDVVAGWALGYAYFMLCLWIFRPAPIRRALVTAQ
- a CDS encoding L,D-transpeptidase family protein, whose amino-acid sequence is MRRLVALLCAAVCIGGAAVALAPVTMAAGSPWFANSVGNATQVVSVVSTGGSNAKMDLYQRTAAGWQPLKTGITTHVGSAGMAPQAKSGYPATPMGVYSLDSAFGTAPNPGGGLPYTQVGPNHWWSGDDHSPTFNSMQVCEKAQCPFNTADSENLQIPQYKHSVVMGVNKNKTPGGGSAFFFHTTDGGPTAGCVAIDDATLVQVIRWLRPGAVIAIAK
- a CDS encoding nuclear transport factor 2 family protein, yielding MCCNDVMSLADDVEAIKQVKYRYLRALDTKHWDDFAETLTEDVRGDYGPSLGNELHFTTRTDLVDYMRNSLGPAIITEHRVTHPEITVTGDTATGNWYLQDRVIAADFDFMLIGAAFYRDEYRRTDQGWKISATGYDRTYDATMSLQGLNFKLKPGRAVAR